A stretch of [Clostridium] scindens DNA encodes these proteins:
- a CDS encoding NAD(P)H-hydrate dehydratase, which yields MRYLANGRQMKAADQYTIQELGIPSMELMERAALKCVEVMEAHRLDLSRPCIVCGSGNNGGDGFAIARLLNQKGYPVTVCFVGNESHRTEETRSQMRLLKETGADICNEYKPGEYSIIIDAIFGVGLSREIIGRYLKVIRQMNEADAVKFAVDIPSGVSADEGSILGVAFQADITVTFQMEKVGLGLYPGKGYAGKVIVADIGINTDKTVADVGVAYTYEPEEFRKLLPGRMEDSNKGMYGRLLIIAGSKGMSGAAYLNAKAAYKAGAGLVQIYTPEDNRIILQELLPEAIVKTYDFFDEGELIRLLKWADTVCIGSGMGTSEKSKKILKTTLENLSVPCLIDADGLNLIAEHRKYMDRIPHDHLIITPHMKEMSRLTGISVLELKSRRMEILKEFTEKHHITCVLKDSSTVVASPGERAYINRSGNASMAKAGAGDVLAGIVAGLMAQGMDCQEAGILGTYLHGRAGDLARREKGSYSVMAGDLIEYLSEAFKEQEEKNYEQLY from the coding sequence ATGAGATATCTGGCTAATGGCCGGCAGATGAAGGCGGCAGACCAGTATACGATACAGGAACTGGGAATCCCATCTATGGAACTGATGGAACGGGCGGCCTTAAAGTGCGTGGAAGTGATGGAAGCGCATAGACTTGATCTTAGCAGGCCCTGCATCGTATGCGGCTCGGGAAATAATGGCGGCGACGGGTTCGCCATCGCTCGTCTGCTGAACCAGAAGGGATATCCTGTAACCGTCTGCTTTGTGGGAAATGAATCCCACCGCACGGAAGAAACCAGGAGCCAGATGCGGCTTTTAAAAGAAACAGGCGCCGATATCTGCAATGAGTATAAGCCTGGCGAATATAGTATCATAATAGATGCTATTTTCGGCGTCGGGCTTAGCAGGGAAATCATCGGACGCTATCTTAAGGTTATCCGCCAGATGAACGAGGCAGATGCCGTCAAGTTCGCTGTGGATATCCCATCCGGCGTCTCTGCGGATGAAGGAAGCATATTGGGAGTGGCATTTCAGGCGGATATTACGGTGACATTCCAGATGGAAAAGGTGGGACTTGGCCTATACCCGGGAAAAGGATACGCGGGCAAGGTCATCGTAGCAGATATCGGAATCAATACGGATAAGACCGTAGCGGATGTAGGCGTGGCTTATACTTATGAACCGGAGGAATTCCGGAAACTGCTGCCTGGAAGAATGGAAGATTCTAACAAAGGAATGTATGGCAGACTGCTGATCATAGCCGGGAGCAAGGGCATGTCAGGGGCTGCCTACCTGAATGCAAAGGCGGCTTATAAGGCAGGGGCAGGGCTGGTACAGATCTATACGCCCGAAGATAACCGAATCATCCTGCAGGAACTTCTTCCGGAGGCGATTGTTAAGACCTACGACTTTTTTGACGAGGGAGAACTTATCCGCCTGCTGAAATGGGCAGATACGGTATGTATCGGCTCAGGGATGGGAACCAGTGAAAAGTCTAAGAAAATACTGAAGACGACGCTGGAAAATCTAAGCGTCCCATGCCTGATCGACGCGGACGGCCTGAATCTGATCGCGGAGCACAGGAAATATATGGACCGGATTCCCCATGATCATTTGATTATCACGCCTCACATGAAGGAGATGTCCCGGCTTACGGGCATCAGCGTTTTAGAACTGAAAAGCCGCAGGATGGAGATCCTAAAGGAGTTTACAGAAAAGCACCATATAACCTGCGTCTTAAAGGACTCCAGCACCGTGGTGGCATCCCCCGGGGAACGCGCCTATATCAACCGCTCCGGCAACGCTTCCATGGCGAAGGCAGGCGCAGGAGATGTGCTGGCTGGCATCGTGGCCGGGCTTATGGCCCAGGGGATGGATTGCCAGGAGGCAGGGATCCTGGGGACCTACCTGCACGGCCGGGCAGGGGATCTGGCCCGTCGGGAAAAGGGCAGCTACAGCGTGATGGCGGGAGATTTAATAGAATATTTAAGTGAAGCATTTAAGGAACAGGAGGAAAAAAATTATGAACAATTATACTAG
- the alr gene encoding alanine racemase, whose amino-acid sequence MNNYTRICARVDLDAIEYNMEMMKKNIKEGVQMISVIKTDGYGHGALQIARMLEGKEYLWGYAVATLDEAVVLRKGGIKKPILVLGCIFPDQRKAMIENEIRMTVYTEEMAKEVSELAGSMGKQAYIHIKLDTGMSRLGFLIEDESVDKIESISKMPNLIMEGMYTHFAKADETDKTFTHSQMDGYLWMKKALDDRGVTFKFYHCSNSAGIIDVKEANLDLVRAGISTYGLYPSSEVKKENVPLKPAMELISHVAHVKWVKEGTPVSYGGTFITKRPTKIATIPVGYGDGYPRSLSNKGYVLIHGKKAPILGRVCMDQFMVDVTEIDDVKYADKVTLVGCDGNEKLPVEILSDLSGRFNYEFVCDLGKRIPREFIRHGEVVEQMDWFA is encoded by the coding sequence ATGAACAATTATACTAGAATCTGTGCAAGGGTGGACTTGGATGCAATAGAATATAATATGGAGATGATGAAAAAGAACATCAAAGAAGGAGTGCAGATGATTTCCGTCATCAAGACGGATGGATATGGCCATGGCGCACTGCAGATCGCAAGGATGCTGGAGGGCAAGGAATATTTATGGGGCTATGCGGTTGCTACGCTGGATGAGGCAGTCGTTTTGCGAAAAGGCGGAATCAAGAAGCCGATCCTGGTTCTCGGATGCATCTTTCCGGATCAGAGAAAGGCTATGATCGAAAATGAGATCCGGATGACCGTCTATACCGAAGAGATGGCAAAAGAGGTCTCTGAACTGGCAGGAAGCATGGGAAAACAGGCATATATCCATATCAAGCTGGATACAGGCATGTCCAGGCTGGGATTTCTGATCGAGGATGAGAGCGTCGATAAGATCGAGTCTATCAGCAAGATGCCAAACTTGATCATGGAAGGCATGTATACGCATTTTGCCAAAGCGGATGAGACGGATAAGACGTTTACCCATTCCCAGATGGACGGCTATCTGTGGATGAAGAAAGCCCTGGATGATAGGGGAGTGACTTTCAAGTTCTACCATTGTTCCAACAGCGCGGGGATCATAGACGTCAAAGAGGCGAATCTGGATCTGGTAAGAGCCGGCATCTCTACATACGGGCTTTATCCTTCCAGCGAAGTAAAGAAAGAAAATGTGCCGCTGAAGCCTGCGATGGAGCTGATCAGCCATGTGGCCCATGTTAAGTGGGTGAAGGAGGGAACCCCTGTAAGCTATGGCGGAACCTTTATTACCAAGCGCCCCACCAAGATCGCAACCATACCGGTGGGCTATGGGGACGGATACCCGAGAAGCCTCTCCAACAAAGGCTATGTCCTGATCCATGGAAAGAAGGCCCCGATCCTCGGTCGGGTATGCATGGATCAGTTCATGGTAGATGTGACGGAGATTGACGACGTAAAGTACGCTGACAAGGTTACTTTAGTAGGCTGCGACGGGAACGAGAAACTTCCGGTGGAAATCTTAAGCGATCTGTCCGGACGGTTTAACTATGAGTTCGTCTGCGACCTTGGAAAGAGAATCCCAAGAGAGTTCATCCGCCACGGCGAGGTTGTGGAACAGATGGATTGGTTTGCTTAA
- a CDS encoding type II toxin-antitoxin system PemK/MazF family toxin yields MQVRRGDIFYADLSPVVGSEQGGIRPVLIIQNDVGNRHSPTVICAAITSRMNKAKLPTHVEIDAKKYQIVKNSVILLEQVRTIDKQRLKDLVCHLDKEIMNKVDEALKISFELHT; encoded by the coding sequence GTGCAAGTAAGACGCGGAGATATATTTTATGCAGATCTAAGCCCGGTTGTCGGGTCTGAGCAAGGCGGCATAAGGCCGGTTCTGATCATACAGAATGACGTGGGCAACAGACACAGCCCGACGGTCATCTGTGCCGCCATTACCTCAAGGATGAATAAGGCAAAACTGCCAACGCATGTAGAGATTGATGCAAAGAAATATCAGATTGTCAAGAATTCAGTCATTCTGCTTGAACAGGTAAGAACCATTGACAAGCAGCGGCTGAAGGATTTAGTATGTCATTTGGATAAAGAAATAATGAACAAAGTAGATGAGGCTTTAAAAATCAGTTTTGAGCTTCATACATAG
- a CDS encoding hemolysin family protein, with the protein MEEGGLFHRMKQIFQVEEEMDEDTVKEAAGLIRNIFRYMDKDAKDIMTHRKNIVAVDGNEPLEVALKFMLEESYSRFPIYGEDIDEIVGIIHLREAMTCYLEERLRPVPVKDLKDYIRPVTFIPETKSIDTLFKEMQAEKNHIVIVLDEYGQTSGLVAMEDILEEIVGNILDEHDEEEVLITKNADGSYTANGMMDLEDLEDVIFVKFEKEEYETLNGFLIDQLDRIPGEDEQCVVEYEGYRFTVLFVDNNTIQRVKIEKRSEE; encoded by the coding sequence ATGGAAGAGGGCGGTTTATTTCACCGGATGAAGCAGATATTCCAGGTGGAAGAAGAGATGGACGAAGACACGGTTAAGGAAGCAGCCGGTCTGATTCGCAATATATTCCGGTATATGGATAAGGACGCAAAGGATATTATGACCCACCGCAAGAACATCGTTGCGGTGGATGGCAATGAGCCGCTGGAAGTGGCGCTGAAGTTCATGCTGGAGGAGAGTTACTCCAGATTTCCAATATACGGAGAAGACATTGACGAGATTGTAGGAATCATACATCTCAGGGAGGCGATGACCTGCTATCTGGAGGAACGATTAAGGCCGGTGCCTGTGAAGGATCTGAAGGATTACATAAGGCCGGTTACATTTATTCCGGAGACGAAGAGCATTGACACCCTGTTTAAAGAGATGCAGGCGGAGAAAAACCATATCGTCATCGTCCTGGATGAGTATGGACAGACTTCGGGACTCGTGGCTATGGAAGATATTCTGGAAGAAATCGTTGGAAATATCCTGGATGAGCATGACGAGGAGGAAGTGCTGATTACAAAAAATGCCGACGGCAGCTATACCGCAAACGGCATGATGGATCTGGAAGACTTGGAAGACGTGATTTTCGTAAAATTTGAAAAGGAAGAGTATGAGACTCTGAACGGATTCCTGATAGACCAGCTGGACCGGATTCCCGGAGAAGACGAGCAATGCGTGGTCGAATACGAAGGATACCGCTTTACAGTCCTTTTTGTTGATAATAACACAATCCAGAGAGTTAAGATTGAAAAACGCAGCGAAGAGTGA
- a CDS encoding YebC/PmpR family DNA-binding transcriptional regulator: MSGHSKFANIKHKKEKNDAAKGKIFTKLGKELAVAVKEGGSADPANNSRLRDVIAKAKANNMPNDTIERNIKKADSDANAANYEHITYEGYGPNGTAIIVEALTDNKNRTASNVKNAFTKGNGNVGTPGCVSFMFDKKGQIVVDKEEYEGDSDELMMLALDAGAEDFVEEEDSYEILTDPEDFSAVRLAMEEAGIPMAAAEVTMIPQTYVELTDEKDIASIQKTLDMLDDDDDVQDVYHNWDE; this comes from the coding sequence ATGTCAGGACATTCAAAATTTGCCAATATCAAGCATAAGAAAGAGAAGAACGACGCGGCAAAAGGGAAGATATTTACGAAGCTTGGAAAGGAACTTGCGGTAGCGGTCAAGGAAGGCGGAAGCGCCGATCCAGCCAATAACAGCAGGCTTCGTGACGTCATCGCGAAGGCGAAAGCCAATAACATGCCGAACGATACGATTGAAAGAAATATTAAGAAAGCCGACAGCGATGCCAATGCGGCAAATTACGAGCATATTACATATGAAGGCTATGGGCCAAACGGCACGGCGATCATCGTGGAGGCACTGACAGACAATAAGAACCGTACGGCCTCCAATGTAAAGAATGCGTTCACAAAAGGCAACGGAAATGTTGGAACGCCCGGCTGCGTATCCTTCATGTTCGACAAGAAGGGACAGATCGTAGTAGATAAAGAAGAGTATGAAGGCGATTCCGACGAACTTATGATGCTGGCTCTGGATGCCGGAGCAGAAGACTTCGTGGAGGAGGAAGACAGTTACGAGATTCTGACCGATCCGGAAGACTTCAGCGCAGTGCGCCTTGCAATGGAGGAGGCTGGCATTCCTATGGCAGCGGCAGAAGTAACTATGATTCCCCAGACTTATGTGGAACTTACGGATGAGAAGGATATCGCAAGCATCCAGAAGACTCTGGACATGCTGGATGATGACGACGACGTCCAGGATGTGTACCACAACTGGGATGAATAA
- a CDS encoding CFI-box-CTERM domain-containing protein: protein MEDTKKALESLFDEMLGNIKYFKKKSYHSLFESLYEGHKELFATIARKCEEAEEEDKEGLIEELASVIPEYAYLKMQEVPKRKKEMFSVDYNMAMAVYIVPLLTYSRDPECERIADRMVELWNKKQITSMKLGRSSFEDIAGGFRKGFCYITTAVCESQNKPDDCYELMMLRHYRDSYLMQAEEGKRIVEEYYEIAPRIVLAIGMQKDSSGIYEGIYRDYLAPCIHFAESGKNEECKKLYMDMVRHLQTKYLS, encoded by the coding sequence ATGGAAGATACGAAGAAGGCGCTGGAATCTTTATTCGACGAGATGCTGGGCAATATCAAATACTTTAAGAAGAAATCCTACCACTCCCTTTTTGAAAGCCTTTATGAAGGGCATAAGGAACTATTCGCCACGATCGCCAGGAAGTGCGAGGAGGCCGAAGAGGAGGACAAGGAAGGTCTGATAGAAGAACTGGCGTCAGTGATACCAGAATATGCCTATCTGAAGATGCAGGAAGTCCCGAAAAGGAAGAAAGAGATGTTTTCCGTGGATTATAATATGGCTATGGCCGTGTATATAGTCCCGCTGCTTACCTATTCCCGGGATCCGGAGTGCGAAAGAATCGCTGACCGGATGGTGGAACTGTGGAATAAGAAGCAGATTACATCCATGAAACTAGGAAGATCTTCTTTTGAGGATATCGCCGGAGGATTCCGGAAAGGCTTCTGCTATATCACGACCGCGGTGTGCGAAAGCCAGAACAAGCCGGATGACTGCTATGAACTGATGATGCTCAGGCACTACCGTGACAGTTACCTAATGCAGGCCGAAGAAGGAAAGCGTATCGTAGAAGAATATTATGAGATCGCTCCGCGTATCGTGCTTGCGATTGGCATGCAGAAAGATTCTTCCGGGATCTATGAAGGGATTTACAGGGATTATCTGGCTCCATGCATCCATTTTGCCGAATCCGGAAAGAATGAAGAATGTAAAAAACTGTATATGGACATGGTGCGCCATCTGCAGACCAAATATCTATCTTGA
- a CDS encoding O-acetylhomoserine aminocarboxypropyltransferase/cysteine synthase family protein — translation MSDYKIETKCIQSGYQPGNGEPRVLPIYQSTTFKYDSSDQMGRLFDLEESGYFYTRLQNPTNDAVAAKICDLEGGVAAMLTSSGQAASFYAIMNIVEAGDHIVCASALYGGTYNLYAHTIKKMGIDATFVDPDCTEEELDSAFQENTKAVFGETIANPALVVLDFEKFAKAAHSHGVPFIVDNTFATPINCRPFEWGADIVTHSTTKYMDGHASCVGGAIVDSGNFDWDAYPDKFPGLTTPDETYHGIVYTKKFGKGAYITKATSQLMRDLGSIQAPQNAFLLNIGLETLHLRVQRHCENALNAAKYLQGHEKVAWVSSPSLPGDKYYDLAKKYMPNGTCGVITFGLKGGRDAAVRMMDSLKMIAIVTHVADARSCVLHPASHTHRQMNDQELKEAGVQPDLIRFSVGIENIEDIIADLSQALEQV, via the coding sequence ATGAGCGATTATAAGATTGAGACAAAATGCATCCAGTCCGGCTACCAGCCGGGAAACGGCGAGCCGAGGGTGCTGCCTATTTACCAGAGCACGACATTCAAATACGATTCCAGCGACCAGATGGGAAGATTGTTCGACTTGGAGGAGAGCGGGTATTTCTATACGCGGCTCCAGAATCCTACCAATGACGCGGTAGCGGCAAAGATCTGCGATCTGGAAGGCGGAGTCGCTGCCATGCTGACTTCATCTGGACAGGCGGCAAGCTTCTATGCCATTATGAATATCGTGGAGGCTGGCGATCATATCGTGTGCGCGTCTGCCCTTTATGGCGGTACATATAATCTCTATGCCCATACGATTAAGAAGATGGGCATCGATGCTACCTTTGTGGATCCGGACTGCACGGAAGAAGAACTGGACAGCGCGTTTCAAGAGAATACCAAGGCGGTATTCGGAGAGACCATCGCAAATCCTGCATTGGTCGTGCTGGACTTTGAAAAGTTTGCAAAAGCAGCCCATTCCCATGGGGTTCCATTCATCGTAGACAATACATTTGCAACGCCGATCAACTGCCGGCCGTTCGAATGGGGGGCAGACATCGTAACCCACTCTACCACCAAGTACATGGATGGCCATGCATCCTGCGTCGGCGGAGCGATCGTAGACAGCGGCAACTTTGACTGGGATGCATATCCGGATAAATTCCCGGGACTTACCACGCCGGACGAGACCTATCATGGAATCGTGTATACGAAGAAATTTGGCAAAGGCGCATACATTACAAAGGCAACCTCCCAGCTGATGCGGGACTTAGGCTCCATCCAGGCGCCGCAGAATGCGTTTCTTCTGAATATCGGCCTTGAGACGCTGCATCTGAGAGTGCAGAGGCATTGCGAGAATGCCTTGAACGCGGCCAAGTATCTGCAGGGACATGAAAAGGTAGCCTGGGTATCAAGCCCATCCCTTCCGGGAGACAAGTACTATGACTTAGCGAAAAAGTATATGCCCAACGGAACCTGCGGGGTGATCACATTCGGCCTGAAGGGCGGACGTGACGCGGCTGTACGAATGATGGACAGCCTGAAGATGATCGCCATCGTAACGCATGTTGCGGATGCCAGAAGCTGCGTGCTCCATCCGGCAAGCCATACGCACCGCCAGATGAACGACCAGGAGTTAAAAGAAGCCGGCGTTCAGCCTGATCTGATCCGATTCAGCGTGGGAATCGAAAATATCGAGGACATCATCGCTGACCTTTCGCAGGCGCTGGAACAGGTATAA
- a CDS encoding ClpP family protease yields the protein MAESEREEKKTEQIKEMGSINLNENKDRHRIKLLTIIGEIEGHEAVAGNTKATKYEHLLPMLAEVEDSEEIEGVLILLNTMGGDVEAGLSIAEMIASLSKPTVSLVLGGSHSIGGPLAVSAKYSFIVPSGTMIIHPVRSNGMFIGVEQSLRNMIRTQDRITRFLSQHSHMTQERIEELMLNPTELVKDVGTLLEGKEAVKEGLIDEVGGMSEALNKLHEMIDQSRQKKYENM from the coding sequence ATGGCAGAGTCAGAACGCGAAGAGAAAAAGACGGAACAGATTAAGGAGATGGGCAGCATTAATCTGAATGAAAATAAGGACAGGCACAGAATCAAGCTGCTGACGATCATAGGGGAGATCGAAGGTCATGAGGCGGTAGCCGGAAACACGAAGGCCACGAAGTACGAGCACCTTCTTCCTATGCTGGCAGAAGTAGAAGACAGCGAAGAGATTGAAGGAGTCCTGATTCTTCTGAACACCATGGGAGGGGATGTGGAGGCAGGACTGTCGATTGCGGAGATGATCGCATCTTTGAGCAAGCCCACAGTGTCCCTGGTACTTGGAGGCAGCCACTCTATCGGAGGCCCATTAGCCGTCTCCGCAAAATATTCCTTTATTGTTCCAAGCGGCACCATGATCATCCACCCGGTCCGCTCCAACGGCATGTTCATTGGAGTGGAGCAGAGCCTTCGCAATATGATCAGGACCCAGGATCGGATCACAAGGTTCCTTTCCCAGCACTCCCATATGACCCAGGAGAGAATCGAAGAACTGATGCTCAATCCTACGGAACTGGTGAAAGACGTAGGGACGCTTCTGGAGGGTAAGGAAGCTGTTAAAGAAGGACTGATAGATGAAGTGGGCGGCATGAGCGAGGCATTGAATAAATTGCACGAAATGATCGACCAAAGCAGACAGAAAAAGTATGAAAATATGTAA
- a CDS encoding FtsK/SpoIIIE family DNA translocase: MAAKSKKRKSTKQTKKNTQQSFVRDEIIIWVTLAVSILMLISNFGIGGFVGEAISDFLFRIFGWIAFVMPFILFGAVAFVISNKGNLHAYMKVATCLILMVLVCTFLQLVDEKGGMLGNILVDVLVPAIGIAGTYVVDVILMIICLVIITGKSALKGVKAQGGKAYDKARKDAERRREQAQERRKIKEAQPKQSRSGKRSEKHVEGVSFDTTIAKKSPNVKELTIDPMEEDRMQEPDTHAVKEPGFVINRGDMPSTVSEPEAEPVMEAAPFDETPVPKKRSKMASADVASEVADVAASVAASATKPKKAYQYPPISLLKRGSKQSGESDAHLRETAMKLQQTLQNFGVNVTVTNVSCGPSVTRYELQPEMGVKVSKIVGLADDIKLNLAAADIRIEAPIPGKAAVGIEVPNKENSAVMLRDLLESKEFKNSASKISFAAGKDIGGKVVVADIAKMPHLLIAGATGSGKSVCINTLIMSILYKATPEEVKLIMIDPKVVELSVYNGIPHLMIPVVADPKKAAGALNWGVAEMTRRYQAFAEYNVRDMKGYNEKVASMPPVEGKALERMPQIVIIVDELADLMMVAPGEVEEAICRLAQLARAAGIHLVLATQRPSVNVITGLIKANMPSRIAFSVSSGVDSRTIIDMNGAEKLLGKGDMLFYPSGYQKPARVQGSFVTDKEVQGVVEYLKNHNGDVTYDEEIVNHVNTSSAAGMSGGLGAEGDDRDVHFVDAGRLIIDKDKASIGMLQRTFKIGFNRAARIMDQLFEAGVVGPEEGTKPRKVLMSPEEFERYVEETV; this comes from the coding sequence ATGGCTGCTAAGTCCAAGAAACGCAAGAGTACAAAGCAGACGAAGAAGAACACGCAGCAGAGTTTTGTCAGGGACGAGATCATAATCTGGGTCACGCTTGCAGTCAGCATCCTGATGCTGATCAGTAATTTTGGAATCGGCGGTTTTGTAGGGGAAGCGATTTCAGATTTCTTATTCAGGATATTTGGATGGATTGCATTTGTAATGCCGTTCATCCTGTTTGGAGCGGTTGCTTTTGTCATTTCGAACAAAGGCAACCTTCATGCGTATATGAAAGTTGCGACATGCCTGATCTTAATGGTTCTGGTCTGCACTTTTCTGCAGCTGGTGGATGAGAAAGGCGGGATGCTGGGAAATATCCTTGTGGATGTCCTGGTACCTGCCATTGGTATTGCCGGTACATATGTGGTAGACGTTATCCTGATGATCATCTGCCTTGTGATCATTACCGGGAAGTCGGCCCTGAAGGGGGTAAAGGCCCAGGGAGGCAAGGCATACGACAAAGCAAGGAAGGATGCCGAGCGCAGGCGCGAGCAGGCGCAAGAGCGGAGGAAGATTAAGGAAGCGCAGCCGAAGCAGTCCAGATCTGGAAAGCGAAGCGAGAAGCATGTGGAGGGCGTCTCTTTTGATACCACGATAGCGAAGAAGTCGCCGAATGTAAAGGAATTGACCATTGACCCTATGGAAGAGGACAGGATGCAGGAGCCGGACACGCACGCTGTGAAGGAGCCGGGCTTCGTAATCAACCGGGGCGACATGCCATCCACAGTTTCGGAGCCGGAGGCAGAGCCGGTGATGGAAGCGGCGCCATTTGATGAGACGCCGGTCCCGAAGAAAAGGAGCAAGATGGCCTCTGCAGATGTGGCAAGCGAGGTGGCGGATGTGGCTGCCAGCGTAGCCGCAAGCGCTACAAAGCCAAAGAAAGCCTATCAGTATCCGCCCATATCCCTGCTAAAGCGGGGCAGCAAGCAAAGCGGGGAATCGGATGCCCACCTGCGGGAGACGGCGATGAAACTGCAGCAGACGTTGCAGAATTTTGGCGTTAACGTGACCGTTACCAATGTCAGCTGCGGGCCGTCGGTCACCCGTTACGAGCTTCAGCCTGAGATGGGCGTGAAGGTGAGCAAGATCGTGGGGCTTGCAGATGACATCAAGTTGAATCTTGCGGCCGCGGATATCCGGATCGAAGCCCCGATCCCCGGGAAAGCAGCCGTGGGAATCGAGGTGCCGAATAAGGAGAACTCGGCGGTAATGCTCCGGGATCTGCTGGAATCCAAAGAGTTTAAGAACAGCGCGTCCAAGATATCATTTGCCGCAGGTAAGGATATCGGAGGCAAGGTGGTCGTGGCGGACATCGCCAAGATGCCTCATCTTCTGATCGCAGGCGCAACTGGCTCAGGCAAGTCTGTCTGCATCAATACGCTGATTATGAGTATTCTGTATAAGGCAACCCCGGAGGAAGTCAAGCTGATCATGATCGATCCAAAGGTAGTGGAGTTAAGCGTATATAACGGCATCCCGCATCTTATGATCCCGGTGGTGGCAGACCCTAAGAAAGCAGCAGGTGCGCTGAACTGGGGCGTGGCGGAGATGACCCGCCGCTATCAGGCTTTTGCAGAATATAACGTAAGAGACATGAAGGGATACAATGAAAAAGTGGCATCCATGCCGCCGGTGGAAGGAAAGGCGCTGGAGCGGATGCCGCAGATCGTGATTATCGTAGATGAGCTTGCCGATCTTATGATGGTGGCTCCCGGAGAAGTGGAAGAGGCCATCTGCCGTCTGGCACAGCTGGCGAGAGCGGCGGGAATACATCTGGTGCTGGCAACACAAAGGCCATCGGTCAATGTCATTACAGGACTTATCAAGGCGAATATGCCGTCAAGGATCGCATTTTCCGTATCCTCCGGCGTAGACTCCAGAACCATTATCGACATGAACGGTGCCGAGAAACTGTTGGGAAAAGGAGACATGCTGTTCTATCCGTCCGGATATCAGAAGCCGGCCAGAGTACAGGGCTCCTTTGTTACGGACAAGGAAGTGCAAGGCGTGGTAGAGTACCTCAAGAATCACAACGGGGATGTTACATACGATGAGGAAATCGTAAACCACGTTAATACAAGCTCTGCGGCAGGAATGTCCGGGGGGCTTGGAGCGGAAGGTGATGACCGCGACGTGCATTTTGTAGATGCGGGCCGCCTCATTATAGACAAGGATAAGGCATCCATCGGGATGCTGCAGCGTACGTTCAAGATAGGCTTTAACCGCGCGGCCCGGATTATGGACCAGCTGTTCGAGGCTGGCGTCGTAGGCCCGGAGGAGGGAACCAAGCCAAGAAAGGTATTGATGTCCCCGGAAGAGTTTGAACGATATGTAGAGGAAACTGTCTAA